A single region of the Hoeflea prorocentri genome encodes:
- a CDS encoding spermidine synthase — MSSLFEEIDYAPTPIGPVSLRRRRILSLGTDVFEILLGDEHLMSSLFTASEVALAKLGIAQLACEAPDILVGGLGLGYTAQAVLEHSYVRSLTVIEMLEPVIRWHEEGLVPLTPPLKEDARCRIVQGDFFELAASENGFDAQALGRQYDAILIDIDHTPEHFLDDRSSSFYSTAGFDRLARHVRPGGVVGLWSDAVTDDVVTERLSAVFDEAKAEPVTFPNPLQDNKPFTQTVYVAQKR; from the coding sequence ATGAGCAGCCTCTTTGAGGAAATCGACTACGCGCCCACGCCTATAGGTCCGGTCAGCCTGCGCCGTCGGCGTATCCTGTCGCTTGGTACCGATGTCTTCGAGATCCTTCTTGGAGACGAGCACTTGATGTCGAGCCTTTTCACAGCCTCCGAGGTTGCGCTGGCAAAACTCGGTATTGCGCAGCTTGCCTGCGAAGCGCCGGATATTCTGGTCGGTGGTCTTGGGCTTGGTTATACAGCACAGGCCGTGTTGGAACACAGTTACGTCCGATCACTTACGGTCATCGAAATGCTCGAGCCGGTTATCAGATGGCATGAGGAAGGTCTTGTGCCGCTGACGCCACCGTTGAAAGAGGATGCCAGATGCCGGATTGTGCAGGGCGACTTCTTTGAGTTGGCAGCGTCTGAAAACGGATTTGATGCACAGGCGCTGGGCCGTCAGTACGACGCGATCCTGATCGACATTGACCATACGCCGGAACATTTTCTCGACGACAGAAGCAGCAGCTTCTATTCAACCGCTGGATTTGATCGGCTGGCAAGACATGTTCGTCCTGGCGGCGTTGTCGGCCTGTGGTCGGATGCTGTCACCGATGATGTTGTCACGGAAAGGCTGTCTGCGGTGTTCGATGAAGCCAAGGCCGAGCCGGTAACCTTTCCCAATCCGCTCCAGGACAACAAGCCGTTCACGCAGACGGTCTATGTTGCTCAAAAACGGTAG
- a CDS encoding adenylate/guanylate cyclase domain-containing protein, with translation MKRLAGSGRVSLTVLLSTAIGTLILLSVGIVLFITAGANFRNTLELLRESGELTMANLETRLLDYVEPAEALADYIVTLVEKGEIDLSNKEQLRDTLLGTLGPSPQVSGVVIWDKQRFPVVALEDVDGSVQTIHPSVRDELGLTESSAPAKPTWTAPTSVQGVTYIGMQTALHRNGDYVGAFATGIDIERLSDVVREASGALGMTAFILYGDKHVLAHPRMPELANRSRLDQELNLLFLEGFGDRILADFPKRDTDFPQSDADFESAIVEYNEQGYLFLTKKISGYSPQPWRIGVYANMADIGDQFIRLLGSTMIALLVLVVAIVLGILLARYLARPIIQLAKAEGQVGDLDLENIEIPRASFIREINEQIKAFHRMVEGLRTFETYVPRALVKRIISQGGSSAVVSTESHLALMFTDIIGFTKMSEDMKPGEVARFLNDHFAIVNRCIEAEGGTIDKYIGDAAMAFWGAPDAQSDQAVRACRAALAIKRQMEAEAAAGKGVDLRVKISVHSGPLIVGNIGAPGRINYTVVGDTVNTCSRIEDLCDSVDDGARAIILVSDQIVAEVENSFDFEPVGSFAVKGKSQPVEVYRLIGEREAVPGISRETA, from the coding sequence ATGAAGAGACTCGCCGGGTCTGGCCGTGTCAGCCTTACCGTTCTGCTGTCCACCGCAATCGGAACGCTCATCCTTCTGTCTGTCGGAATTGTCCTGTTCATCACCGCCGGGGCCAATTTCCGCAACACGCTTGAGTTGTTGCGTGAATCCGGCGAATTGACCATGGCCAATCTGGAAACGCGCCTGCTCGATTATGTCGAACCGGCCGAAGCGCTGGCTGACTACATTGTCACCCTGGTGGAAAAGGGTGAGATCGATCTGTCCAACAAGGAACAATTACGCGATACATTGCTTGGAACATTGGGGCCGTCACCTCAGGTTTCGGGTGTTGTCATCTGGGACAAGCAGCGGTTTCCCGTTGTTGCTCTGGAGGATGTCGACGGGTCCGTTCAGACCATCCATCCGAGCGTGCGGGATGAACTGGGACTGACCGAATCCTCGGCGCCAGCCAAACCCACATGGACCGCACCGACATCGGTGCAAGGTGTGACCTATATCGGCATGCAGACCGCGCTTCACAGGAACGGAGACTATGTCGGCGCCTTTGCCACGGGCATCGATATTGAAAGGCTGTCGGACGTTGTTCGCGAGGCCAGCGGCGCCCTTGGAATGACGGCCTTCATCCTCTATGGCGACAAGCATGTACTGGCGCATCCGCGCATGCCGGAGTTGGCCAATCGGTCTCGGCTCGACCAGGAGCTGAACCTCCTTTTCCTGGAAGGCTTTGGCGATCGCATCCTGGCGGATTTCCCCAAACGGGATACGGATTTCCCGCAATCGGACGCTGACTTCGAGAGCGCCATCGTCGAGTACAACGAGCAGGGATACCTGTTTCTCACCAAGAAGATATCGGGTTATAGCCCGCAACCCTGGCGGATCGGGGTTTATGCCAACATGGCTGATATCGGCGACCAGTTCATTCGCCTGTTGGGCTCCACGATGATCGCGCTGCTTGTCCTTGTCGTCGCCATTGTGCTGGGGATTTTGCTCGCCCGATATCTCGCCCGCCCCATCATTCAGCTTGCCAAGGCGGAAGGCCAGGTCGGCGATCTGGACCTTGAGAACATCGAGATACCGCGCGCCTCCTTCATTCGGGAGATCAACGAGCAGATCAAGGCGTTTCACCGCATGGTGGAGGGGCTGCGCACCTTCGAGACTTACGTGCCGCGGGCGCTGGTGAAACGGATCATATCCCAGGGCGGATCGAGTGCGGTCGTATCGACCGAGAGCCATCTGGCCCTGATGTTTACCGACATTATCGGTTTCACCAAGATGTCGGAGGATATGAAGCCGGGCGAGGTGGCCCGCTTCCTCAACGACCACTTCGCTATCGTCAACCGGTGTATCGAAGCCGAGGGCGGCACGATCGACAAATATATCGGCGACGCGGCCATGGCTTTCTGGGGCGCACCTGATGCGCAAAGCGACCAGGCCGTGCGCGCCTGCCGCGCGGCGCTTGCCATCAAGCGGCAGATGGAGGCGGAAGCCGCTGCGGGCAAAGGGGTTGATCTCCGGGTTAAGATTTCTGTTCATTCGGGCCCGCTGATCGTCGGCAATATCGGCGCGCCCGGACGCATCAACTATACCGTCGTCGGCGACACGGTGAACACCTGCAGCCGGATCGAGGACCTTTGTGACAGCGTTGATGATGGCGCCCGCGCGATCATTCTGGTCAGTGATCAGATCGTGGCTGAGGTGGAGAACAGCTTTGATTTCGAGCCCGTCGGCAGCTTCGCAGTAAAAGGCAAATCGCAACCGGTCGAGGTTTATCGCCTGATCGGTGAACGCGAAGCCGTCCCCGGCATATCGCGGGAGACGGCATGA
- a CDS encoding C4-dicarboxylate TRAP transporter substrate-binding protein, producing MIRKTLTLATMTAITAVFAGQAFAAEWNVSLWGKKRAFTEHVEKLAELVSEKTNGEFTLNLSYGGLSKNRENLDGISIGAFEMAQFCAGYHADKNPSITVLELPFLGVDSLEKEIAVSMAIYQHPATKGDLARWNATLLMPSPLPQYNIAGVGEPPKTLKDFEGLTVRATGGIGKAMASVGAVPTSMSASEVRQALDSGVVKAVAFAPHAHMSFGTVETANWWTTNLNPGTVNCPVVVNTDALEALSEEHREALLGSVDEALKHYVDNYNGKTMDAWGPVLSEKGIESVTYDQSELDAFRDAVAGPAAQAWIEDNAKRGLPAQELYDLTVKTISEN from the coding sequence ATGATTCGCAAAACGCTGACGCTTGCCACCATGACCGCCATCACGGCGGTGTTTGCAGGTCAAGCCTTTGCTGCCGAATGGAACGTTTCGCTGTGGGGCAAAAAACGCGCCTTTACCGAGCACGTGGAAAAACTCGCTGAGCTCGTCTCTGAAAAGACCAATGGTGAGTTTACCCTGAACCTTTCCTATGGCGGCCTTTCCAAGAACCGCGAGAACCTTGACGGAATCTCGATCGGAGCGTTCGAGATGGCCCAGTTCTGCGCCGGCTATCATGCCGACAAGAACCCGTCCATCACGGTGCTTGAGCTTCCTTTCCTGGGCGTCGATTCCCTTGAAAAGGAAATCGCCGTTTCCATGGCCATCTACCAGCACCCGGCCACCAAGGGCGATCTTGCGCGCTGGAACGCAACCCTGCTGATGCCGTCGCCGCTGCCGCAATACAATATTGCCGGTGTCGGCGAACCGCCAAAGACCTTGAAGGATTTTGAGGGTCTGACAGTGCGCGCCACCGGCGGTATCGGCAAGGCCATGGCCTCCGTTGGCGCCGTGCCGACGTCCATGTCGGCATCGGAAGTGCGCCAGGCGCTTGATTCAGGTGTTGTCAAAGCTGTCGCTTTTGCGCCGCATGCGCATATGTCTTTCGGGACCGTAGAGACGGCAAACTGGTGGACGACCAATCTCAACCCAGGCACCGTCAACTGCCCTGTTGTGGTCAATACCGATGCCCTCGAGGCATTGTCAGAAGAACATCGCGAAGCACTGCTCGGCTCTGTGGATGAGGCCCTGAAGCATTATGTCGACAACTACAACGGCAAGACGATGGATGCCTGGGGACCGGTGCTGAGCGAAAAGGGCATCGAATCCGTCACCTATGACCAGTCGGAACTGGATGCTTTCCGTGATGCGGTGGCTGGTCCGGCCGCACAGGCCTGGATCGAGGATAATGCCAAGCGCGGCCTGCCTGCGCAGGAACTCTATGACCTGACGGTCAAGACGATCTCCGAAAACTGA
- a CDS encoding metallophosphoesterase, which translates to MRIFATSDLHVDYRENGRWVSDLSTTDFTDDVLILAGDISDSLERIERTLTALAARFKRVLYVPGNHDLWVLRDKGISDSFEKFGFVRDVINNSGATSEPFHGAKTSIIPLLGWYDFSFGEPSDELKRRWMDFRACRWPDDARNSDVTAHFIKMNEPVPDRSRPFVITFSHFMPRIDLIPSFAPPKSRMLLPILGTGLIDEQIRRAGASLHVYGHSHVNRRAVRDGVVYINNAFGYPSEGRFTAKKLLCIHEE; encoded by the coding sequence ATGCGTATCTTTGCCACTTCAGATCTCCATGTAGACTATCGGGAAAACGGCCGCTGGGTTTCAGACCTCTCAACGACGGATTTCACAGACGATGTGCTGATCCTGGCCGGCGACATTTCCGATTCCCTGGAACGCATCGAACGCACGCTGACGGCCCTTGCCGCCCGCTTCAAACGGGTGCTCTACGTTCCGGGCAATCACGACCTTTGGGTCTTGCGGGACAAGGGCATATCGGACTCATTCGAGAAGTTTGGTTTTGTTCGCGATGTTATCAACAACAGCGGCGCGACCAGCGAACCTTTTCACGGCGCCAAAACCAGCATTATCCCGCTTCTTGGCTGGTACGATTTCTCGTTCGGTGAGCCGTCGGACGAGTTGAAACGGCGCTGGATGGACTTCAGAGCCTGCCGCTGGCCCGACGACGCCCGGAACTCGGATGTCACGGCACATTTCATCAAGATGAACGAACCCGTGCCCGACAGATCCAGGCCGTTTGTCATCACCTTCTCGCATTTCATGCCGCGTATCGATCTCATTCCGTCATTTGCGCCGCCCAAGTCACGCATGCTGCTTCCCATCCTGGGAACGGGTCTGATCGACGAACAGATAAGGCGCGCTGGCGCATCGCTGCATGTCTACGGCCATAGCCACGTCAACCGCAGGGCCGTGCGCGACGGCGTCGTCTACATCAACAACGCATTCGGCTATCCTTCCGAGGGACGTTTCACCGCCAAGAAGCTCCTGTGCATTCATGAGGAGTGA